GCCCAGATTGAAGATCGTGTTGGCGATGTCCGGGATATTGTAATAGACAACGGACGCGGCAAATTCTTTGCGCGCGAAAACGATGGGAAGCCAGCCGATGATCGAGAGGATGAACGCCCATGTCGCCCACGACAGATGGCCTTCGAACAGTTTAAACCCGTGGCGGACCTTCTCATACAGCGGGATCTCTTTTGACTTGAGGAATCCCCGCATCACCAGCGGAAAGTTCTCAACGCCCCATGCCCAGCGCCGTTTTTGTTTATACACACTTTTGACCGTGCGCCACCAGGTATCGGACGAGGCCACGTCCATGGATACAGTGACATACATGGGCACGACCCGGTATCGGCCGCCATAATGGATGTAGCATTTCCAGAAGATCGCTGAATCGTCGGAGATCATGTCCACCGGCCAGTACCCGACTTCAACCAGGGCCTGGAAGCTCATGCTGTGGCTGGAGAAGGTGACGAGTTTCTCGGGATTGGTGGCTTCAACAAGCTGGCAGAAGGACGACCCGGTCTCGATGACACGCGCGAAACCGGGCACATGCCAGATATTATTGTGAAAGACCGGGATGGGCTGGAAACTGACCCGCCAGCGGTCAGGGGCCGCCATGAAATGGCAGGTGAGACAGGCAAAATAGTTTGGGTCCACGACCGTGTCGGCGTCGAAGCAGGAGACGATCACGTGTTCAAAGGGAACATGGTCCTGGCGCAGGCGTTCGGCCGCGGCCTTGGCGGCACAGGTGACGTTGGCCCCTTTGACCTTGGATTCGCCGGGAATTCCCGACGGGTGCAGGACCGTGAAACAGTCCCTGAAATGCGCGGCGTATTTTTGCGTGACCGCGGACACACCCTGCTTGACGCTCTCTTCGGCGCGTTCTTCCAGGGCAAAGATCACCATCATCTGTTGGGTAGGAAAGTTCTGGCGCGCGACGGCTTCCAGCGCCGGACCGATGATGTCCGCGCCTTCCTTGACGACCGGGAAAATGACCAGATGCAGGATGTCTTTGGAATGCGGCGGGGGATTTGCGAGGTCCGGTGTCTTGTCCATGCCGGCGATGCGGGCCCTCCAGTCGGTTTTTTGTTCAATGTCCAAGCGTATGGTGGAGAGCACCAAGAACAGGGTCATGTACAGCAGGCGCAAAAGCCAGCACAGGTAAAACGCGACGATGAAGATCGCGGCGGTGAAAGGAAAGAAGATGGATAGCAGGACCAGGGTCACCAGCGACGCCCAGCTGACGGCGCTGGGGAGGATCTCCAAGCGGCGCTGGAGCCGCGCTTCGCCGGGGGTCAAATGCTGTTTGGAGTAATGGAAGTCCATGTCAGTGTTCCGATCCCTTGATCAGCAAAGAGTCCGCGATGGGAGCGGGAATGAACGGTTTGTGGGGAACGATCTGTATCCACGACAGCCGGCGGGTGGCGGGCGTGAGGTAATACAATTGACCGGTCTTGTCCGTGTAATACACCATGCTGTCGTCCTGGACATCAACCACCCGTGTCAGCCGTGGTTGTCCGAAATTCTCTTTGTCTAATAAGAGGATGCCCCCCTCGTCGCGCACCAGGATATTGTCGTCATTATTCACCCAGAAGGCCTGGGCGATGTTTTGGCCCCGGCTGTAGATCCATTGCACGGACACGGGGCGCTCATCAGCGGATGTTTGCCGCGAATGATCGAGGATGCCGACGTGGTTTTTTGTCCATATCAAAGCCAGGGAGCGTTCATGGCCGGGTGTTATTCCCCGGGCATCCGCGGTGATCCCCAGATAGCGCATCACGGCGGGAAGGAAGTCGGGATTTTGGGTAGCCAGCAGGATCAGGTCCCTGGCCGGAGGGAGTGTTGTTTTTTTATTCTGTCCGTCATAGTCGCAGTGGACGATCGAGCCGTTTTGCGTCAAACCAAAGACCGTATTGTCCATGACACCCAGGGCCTGTGTATTCTCCATAATGCCCGGATAGATCGCCCTGGATTTGATGTTCAAACGGTTCACGGTCATGTCCCTTTGCAGGGCAAAGATATTTCTTTCGTCGGAGGCCTCCCAGATCAATTGTTTCGGTTCGCCGATCAGCAATTCCGTGATGTCTTCGGCACGGGGCTGTTTTTCGCGCGGGTCCACCCACAGGTATTTGTCCTTGTTGTCGTCAACGATATGGATCACAAAAAACGGACTTTTGTCAACGGTGAAATACCCCGCCACGCGCGCCCCTTTATAGATGGACTGGGCGGGAAAGAGCGTCGGCAGGCCGTTGAGGGGCTGCTGGACTTGGGATTCTTCCTCTTCGCCGATGTTTTTGTTGAGCCGCATGAGGATAATGTCATCAATGGTATCGCCACGGCCGACGATGAGGGAAGAGGGATTGCCCGCCAGCGCGATGAGCGTGTTGAAGTTTGTGTCTGTCAGCGTCCTGGTCTTCCACTCGGCCGGCACCAGAAGCACATTGTTCAGGGC
The sequence above is drawn from the Candidatus Omnitrophota bacterium genome and encodes:
- a CDS encoding glycosyltransferase family 2 protein yields the protein MDFHYSKQHLTPGEARLQRRLEILPSAVSWASLVTLVLLSIFFPFTAAIFIVAFYLCWLLRLLYMTLFLVLSTIRLDIEQKTDWRARIAGMDKTPDLANPPPHSKDILHLVIFPVVKEGADIIGPALEAVARQNFPTQQMMVIFALEERAEESVKQGVSAVTQKYAAHFRDCFTVLHPSGIPGESKVKGANVTCAAKAAAERLRQDHVPFEHVIVSCFDADTVVDPNYFACLTCHFMAAPDRWRVSFQPIPVFHNNIWHVPGFARVIETGSSFCQLVEATNPEKLVTFSSHSMSFQALVEVGYWPVDMISDDSAIFWKCYIHYGGRYRVVPMYVTVSMDVASSDTWWRTVKSVYKQKRRWAWGVENFPLVMRGFLKSKEIPLYEKVRHGFKLFEGHLSWATWAFILSIIGWLPIVFARKEFAASVVYYNIPDIANTIFNLGFLCLAICIILSMALLPKANVRFSWLKKAGLALEWLLVPVSMVFLSALPALDAQTRLMMGRYLEFWVTDKRRTPPPR
- a CDS encoding PEGA domain-containing protein — translated: MPLLRKIVFYIFLAVYGVVCPLLILRMLGFIFAPQTGFVKTGLIYVSTNPPNARIIIDGVAAHETAPTVIRDLTPGNHDITISLQEYVPWRKKIPVTGNKATALNNVLLVPAEWKTRTLTDTNFNTLIALAGNPSSLIVGRGDTIDDIILMRLNKNIGEEEESQVQQPLNGLPTLFPAQSIYKGARVAGYFTVDKSPFFVIHIVDDNKDKYLWVDPREKQPRAEDITELLIGEPKQLIWEASDERNIFALQRDMTVNRLNIKSRAIYPGIMENTQALGVMDNTVFGLTQNGSIVHCDYDGQNKKTTLPPARDLILLATQNPDFLPAVMRYLGITADARGITPGHERSLALIWTKNHVGILDHSRQTSADERPVSVQWIYSRGQNIAQAFWVNNDDNILVRDEGGILLLDKENFGQPRLTRVVDVQDDSMVYYTDKTGQLYYLTPATRRLSWIQIVPHKPFIPAPIADSLLIKGSEH